One window of the Candidatus Zixiibacteriota bacterium genome contains the following:
- a CDS encoding NTP transferase domain-containing protein, with protein MLYNPIKKGIILAGGRGTRLYPATSVLSKQLLPIYDKPMIYYPLATLMEMGIREIMIISTPLDLPRFEALFGDGSRLGLRFRYTEQPSPEGIAQAYLIGREFIGDDPVALILGDNFFSHYQPFRDYATKFKTGAVIFGRYVQNACRYGVIEMNHADQIKSLVEKPRKSESNYAMTGLYLTDARVCEIAEKLKPSKRGELEIVDVMNNYLSLNQLHVWIITRGVDWIDAGTPSSLQTASWLVQKHEEKTGKKLACLEEIAYRRGYIDDAQVNEIIDYYIESEYGEYLFKRVSEIRKRKENES; from the coding sequence ATGCTCTACAATCCGATTAAGAAGGGGATAATCCTGGCCGGGGGACGGGGAACTCGCCTGTATCCTGCCACCAGTGTGCTTTCCAAACAGCTTCTGCCGATCTACGACAAACCGATGATCTACTACCCGCTGGCCACATTGATGGAAATGGGAATCCGGGAGATAATGATTATTTCGACTCCACTCGATCTTCCCAGGTTCGAGGCATTGTTTGGCGACGGAAGCCGTCTGGGGCTGAGATTTCGATACACCGAACAGCCGAGCCCGGAGGGGATCGCTCAGGCATACCTGATCGGACGGGAGTTTATCGGAGACGATCCGGTGGCATTGATCCTGGGAGATAATTTCTTCAGCCATTACCAGCCATTCAGGGATTATGCCACAAAGTTCAAAACCGGCGCGGTAATTTTCGGCCGTTATGTCCAGAATGCTTGTCGTTACGGGGTGATTGAAATGAATCATGCGGATCAGATTAAAAGCCTGGTGGAAAAACCCCGGAAGTCCGAATCCAATTATGCCATGACCGGTCTCTACCTGACCGATGCGCGTGTCTGCGAAATCGCCGAAAAATTGAAACCTTCGAAACGTGGAGAACTCGAGATCGTGGATGTGATGAATAATTATCTGTCATTAAACCAACTCCACGTCTGGATTATCACACGCGGTGTCGACTGGATCGATGCCGGAACCCCGTCATCACTTCAAACGGCTTCCTGGCTGGTCCAGAAACATGAAGAGAAAACCGGAAAAAAACTCGCCTGCCTCGAGGAAATCGCCTACCGTCGGGGATATATTGACGATGCGCAGGTGAACGAAATCATCGATTACTACATTGAAAGTGAATACGGTGAATACCTGTTCAAAAGGGTCAGTGAAATACGAAAGCGGAAAGAAAATGAATCCTGA
- the rfbB gene encoding dTDP-glucose 4,6-dehydratase: MKINDHKWERRILVTGGAGFIGANFLLYELPKHPSWLFVNLDKLTYAANPDNLIDLKNSPNYIFHKGDICDRNLLVDLFERYNFDGLINFAAETHVDRSIMDPDFFFQTNLMGTLSLLETARKSMTAGRAFRFHQVSTDEVYGSLEGSGRFSETSPHRPSSPYAASKASADQAVMAYHRTYRMDTVITNCSNNFGPRQYPEKLIPLTILNCLSGKSIPIYGDGRQVRDWLYVEEHCRALELVFEHGNSGKAYNISTGYECENLELVKMICELVDRISGETGHADLIKFVADRPGHDRRYALDASRIETELGFEASCKFEHCLEQTVKWYIENSRWLKNCLGSNYQKYYERWYGNNPGDSDALQSD; this comes from the coding sequence ATGAAAATAAACGACCACAAATGGGAACGACGGATCCTCGTCACCGGCGGGGCCGGATTTATCGGCGCTAATTTTTTATTGTACGAGTTACCAAAGCATCCCTCATGGCTGTTTGTAAACCTCGATAAACTGACCTACGCGGCCAATCCTGACAACCTGATCGACCTCAAAAACAGTCCAAACTACATCTTCCACAAGGGGGATATATGCGACCGCAACCTGCTGGTTGATCTGTTTGAACGTTATAATTTCGATGGACTGATCAATTTCGCCGCTGAAACTCATGTCGACCGCTCGATCATGGATCCTGATTTCTTTTTTCAAACGAACCTGATGGGTACCCTGAGTTTGCTGGAAACTGCCAGGAAATCCATGACTGCCGGGCGCGCATTTCGCTTTCACCAGGTTTCAACCGACGAAGTCTACGGAAGCCTGGAAGGCTCCGGCAGGTTCAGCGAAACAAGCCCGCACCGGCCTTCCTCGCCCTATGCCGCCAGTAAGGCTTCGGCCGACCAGGCAGTCATGGCATACCACAGGACCTACCGGATGGATACAGTTATTACCAATTGCTCCAACAACTTCGGTCCCCGCCAGTACCCCGAAAAGCTGATTCCATTGACGATCCTGAACTGTCTTTCGGGCAAATCGATCCCGATTTACGGCGACGGCCGGCAGGTTCGCGACTGGCTCTACGTGGAGGAACACTGCCGCGCGCTCGAACTTGTCTTCGAACACGGCAATAGCGGTAAAGCATATAATATATCAACCGGTTACGAGTGCGAAAATCTGGAGCTGGTCAAAATGATTTGTGAGCTTGTCGACCGTATCAGCGGCGAGACCGGTCATGCCGACCTGATAAAATTCGTGGCCGACCGTCCCGGACATGACCGCCGTTACGCGCTCGATGCATCCCGCATCGAGACCGAACTGGGATTTGAAGCCAGCTGTAAGTTCGAGCATTGTCTCGAACAGACCGTGAAATGGTATATTGAAAACAGCCGCTGGCTGAAAAATTGCCTGGGATCAAACTATCAAAAATATTACGAACGCTGGTACGGCAACAATCCGGGAGATAGCGATGCTCTACAATCCGATTAA